A genomic window from Corticium candelabrum chromosome 8, ooCorCand1.1, whole genome shotgun sequence includes:
- the LOC134183312 gene encoding uncharacterized protein LOC134183312 produces the protein MHGDSTTIVGQQLKRLDLEDVVTVNEEQASTPFPHQVTELEGEQDADPRSQYGSEKSRTEFQSCGELTHKNEQAKWSASVLPQKILQQRLISLTSETQSGCGRQKLAEDLIRKQWCRLVANLDADDVIDHLYEQKIISFNEMDKVNDTENISKKRKTLLKFIVKRPWVDGVQFATILSGSEANHELGRMLLRNAGSELVGNADSVDDSSLPSDLHSFVQSAVEGQLEQKFKSILDMMKEVADCLTDKCDA, from the exons ATGCATGGTGATTCCACGACAATTGTTGGTCAACAACTGAAGCGCTTGGACTTAGAAGATGTGGTCACAGTGAACGAGGAGCAGGCATCGACTCCTTTTCCTCATCAAGTTACAGAGCTAGAGGGTGAACAAGATGCTGACCCACGGAGTCAATATGGTAGTGAAAAAAGTCGGACAGAATTTCAATCTTGTGGagaactaacacacaaaaatgaaCAAGCAAAGTGGTCTGCTAGTGTGCTTCCTCAGAAAATTTTGCAACAACGATTGATATCTCTAACTAGTGAAACACAGTCAG GATGTGGGAGACAGAAGCTGGCAGAGGATCTCATTAGGAAACAGTGGTGTAGACTGGTAGCAAACTTGGACGCAGATGATGTCATCGATCATTTATATGAACAAAAGATAATATCTTTTAATGAGATGGATAAGGTTAATGACACCGAAAATATTTCCAAAAAGAGGAAAACATTACTGAAGTTTATTGTAAAACGTCCGTGGGTCGACGGAGTACAATTTGCGACGATACTTTCAGGTAGTGAAGCCAACCACGAACTTGGACGAATGTTGCTACGCAATGCAG GGTCTGAACTGGTTGGAAATGCAGACTCTGTAGATGACTCTTCACTTCCCTCTGACTTGCACAGTTTTGTTCAGTCGGCCGTGGAGGGTCAGCTGGAACAGAAATTCAAATCGATATTGGACATGATGAAGGAGGTAGCCGATTGTTTGACTGACAAGTGTGATGCTTAG
- the LOC134182918 gene encoding probable serine/threonine-protein kinase DDB_G0281745 — MRLGEGRLRSARCSDKEILYAILSHLKEFIDKNAVAVQLPGHTSSTAIAATGHLSSPVTGGTRTATPILRSRTEAAKHVDEELVQHLIQQIDQVTQDGLVKDRQVDDLRQQIRDLQKALRDEQLEKEQAVARERREKEELRQRLQREQEEKHDVQNDLDEARQQLEQMSVEKENVQRLLNEAQIEKANIVELLSDADAAIERYKQERENEVFKIPSHDIQLTGTELGRGSYGAVSVGYWDGCPVAVKCLYDDLADVERYVQLVQQEASVAWKIHHPNIAAVCGVTVEKEVKKAWVIMEVQSGSVSSVIDACQRDAAPLTLREKVDMAHDSLCGLDHIHSMQPMEILHGDICPRNILVTATMRAKLGDLGAARFQDASLSAGLLSPEYTAKERFDAPALPKSKETDMYSTGVTLCELFTAVTPDRRKRMDQVLLIRQLNVRSLCKHLMRDNPATRPTATEARRIISRIRETDEYRACPPKRMVKGKMDGVARVTLVQPNW, encoded by the exons ATGCGATTAGGAGAAGGAAGGTTGCGGTCAGCTCGTTGCAGTGACAAAGAAATTCTTTATGCTATCCTTTCCCATCTGAAGGAATTCATCGATAAA AATGCTGTTGCAGTTCAGCTTCCTG GTCATACAAGCTCAACGGCAATAGCGGCCACTGGTCATCTCTCATCACCAGTGACAGGAGGAACGAGG ACTGCTACACCCATACTACGATCTCGAACAGAAGCGGCAAAGCATGTAGATGAAGAGTTAGTACAACATCTGATTCAACAAATAGATCAAGTGACGCAAGACGGTTTAGTAAAAGATAGGCAAGTGGATGACTTGAGACAACAAATCAGAGATCTACAGAAGGCGCTGAGAGACGAGCAATTGGAGAAAGAACAGGCAGTTGCTAGAGAAAGAAGGGAGAAAGAAGAGCTACGACAACGATTACAACGAGAGCAAGAAGAAAAACACGACGTTCAGAATGATCTCGATGAAGCTCGACAACAACTTGAGCAAATGAGTGTAGAGAAGGAAAATGTTCAGCGATTGCTAAATGAAGCACAAATAGAAAAAGCTAACATTGTAGAGCTCCTTTCAGATGCCGATGCTGCAATTGAACGATACAAGCAAGAACGGGAAAACGAAGTCTTTAAGATTCCTTCACATGACATTCAATTGACTGGCACAGAACTAGGACGTGGATCATATGGAG CTGTTTCTGTTGGATATTGGGATGGCtgtcctgttgctgtcaaatGTTTGTATGATGATTTGGCTGATGTTGAACGATACGTTCAACTTGTGCAACAAGAAGCGTCTGTAGCATGGAAGATACATCATCCcaacattgctgctgtttgtggtgtgaCTGTGGAGAAAGAAGTCAAGAAGGCATGGGTTATCATGGAGGTACAGAGCGGCTCCGTTTCTAGTGTGATCGATGCATGTCAACGAGATGCTGCACCTCTCACTTTACGAGAAAAAGTTGACATGGCACATGATTCTTTGTGTGGACTAGATCACATTCACTCAATG CAACCCATGGAGATTCTCCACGGTGACATCTGCCCAAGGAACATCCTGGTAACTGCAACGATGAGAGCCAAACTGGGTGATCTAGGAGCCGCTCGTTTTCAAGATGCTTCACTTTCGGCCGGCCTTCTCAGTCCAGAATACACAGCAAAGGAGAGATTTGATGCTCCAGCTCTACCAAAAAGCAAGGAAACggacatgtacagtacaggaGTGACCCTATGTGAGCTGTTCACTGCTGTTACTCCAGACCGTCGAAAGAGAATGGATCAAGTCTTACTCATCCGTCAGCTAAACGTTCGTTCGTTATGTAAACACTTGATGAGAGATAATCCTGCCACACGACCAACAGCAACCGAAGCTCGCAGAATCATTAGTCGTATTCGTGAGACAGACGAGTATAGAGCATGTCCTCCCAAACGAATGGTAAAGGGTAAGATGGATGGAGTGGCTCGTGTCACCCTTGTTCAGCCCAATTGGTGA
- the LOC134182919 gene encoding serine/threonine-protein phosphatase 6 regulatory ankyrin repeat subunit B-like, translated as MVGSPESVDDSSLLSDLHSMVQSAVDCRQEQQFKPIVDMIREILDLKAYEAIAKSADVNVVARPSGKYGTGLWGIPSALQVACGVGSTDMVDLLIRKEANVKYQEKGPRGWTALHYASDGGHVSIMKRLISAGCNIQVKDKFGKTALHFAGNVDVVDYLLSIGLNIEDRDTCGYTPFLMACRVGRLPVVQRLIESKCNKAATTNKANIIETGRCHIEFQMT; from the exons ATGGTTGGAAGTCCAGAATCTGTTGATGACTCGTCACTACTGTCTGACCTGCACAGTATGGTTCAGTCGGCTGTCGACTGTCGGCAGGAACAACAATTCAAACCGATAGTGGACATGATTAGGGAGATACTTGATT TAAAGGCCTACGAAGCGATCGCGAAGAGCGCTGACGTCAATGTTGTAGCAAGACCTAGT GGAAAGTATGGTACTGGATTGTGGGGTATTCCATCTGCTCTTCAAGTAGCGTGTGGTGTGGGATCAACCGATATGGTTGATCTCCTTATAAGAAAAGAAGCCAATGTGAAGTATCAAGAGAAGGGCCCG AGGGGATGGACAGCTCTACACTATGCAAGTGATGGTGGTCATGTGTCTATTATGAAGAGATTGATATCTGCTGGTTGCAATATACAAGTAAAAGACAAG TTTGGAAAGACAGCTCTACACTTTGCTGgtaatgttgatgttgttgattaTCTGTTGAGTATTGGTCTCAACATTGAAGATCGTGATACG tGTGGCTACACACCATTTCTCATGGCATGTCGTGTTGGTCGTTTACCTGTAGTACAACGTCTCATTGaatcaaagtgcaacaaagcagcaacaactaat aaagcaaacatcatTGAGACTGGGAGATGTCACATAGAGTTCCAGATGACTTGA